One genomic region from Apodemus sylvaticus chromosome 1, mApoSyl1.1, whole genome shotgun sequence encodes:
- the Znf628 gene encoding zinc finger protein 628, with product MAGPHVDMTPASTTEGTGEKPGPPAPAPTPAAQYECGECGKSFRWSSRLLHHQRTHTGERPYKCPDCPKAFKGSSALLYHQRGHTGERPYQCPDCPKAFKRSSLLQIHRSVHTGLRAFTCGQCGLAFKWSSHYQYHLRQHTGERPYPCPDCPKAFKNSSSLRRHRHVHTGERPYTCGICGKSFTQSTNLRQHQRVHTGERPFRCPLCPKTFTHSSNLLLHHRTHSPAPGPAPAPAPSPTPTGETSRADSKVLVSDAYLQPRSPPEPPAPPPQPPPVVPELFLAAAETTVELVYRCDGCEQGFSSEEHLLEHQPCPEPTVAPQSQDMPAELPQADSTVPQPPPATAGPPNFACLPCGKSFRTVAGLSRHQHSHGVASGQAFRCGSCDGAFPQLASLLAHQQCHVEEAAAGRPPPQAEVAEVTCPQEPVAPATPAPAPPPPAPVSAERPYKCAECGKAFKGSSGLRYHLRDHTGERPYQCGECGKAFKRSSLLAIHQRVHTGLRAFTCGQCGLTFKWSSHYQYHLRLHSGERPYACTECGKAFRNTSCLRRHRHVHTGERPHSCGVCGKSFAQTSNLRQHQRVHTGERPFRCPLCPKTFTHSSNLLLHQRTHSAERPFACPICGRGFVMAAYLQRHLRTHAPAATTSGTAGPAAASQPPAPLAAAPTPLAAQDVHVLPNLQATLSLEVAGGAAQATPPGPVAPNSQTFLLVQTAQGLQLIPSSVQPATPPPPPPPPPPKLILLPPASAGATGNGAARPGPRAVGKAGQGTGVVWVPGPGGLGLHGGGSAGAGGGGQSLIVLQNVGSGETGAQEVSGVQLQPAQEVATVQLQPAQEVTTVQLQPAQEVTTVQLQPLTGQVSNSSGAAVAAEAPNLLVVQSGAAEELLTGPGPGEVGDSEASAGMVQDVLFETLQTDEGLQSVLVLSGADGEQTRLCVQEVETLSPGLPEPAATGPPGQKLLIIRSAPTTDLLESSSVAGGTTTLQLLAPPAPGPVSAPVGVPVAPPSQMVQVVPAVAGPGVMAPQNLPSIQIVQTLPAVQLVHTF from the coding sequence ATGGCCGGCCCCCACGTGGACATGACTCCAGCTTCCACCACGGAGGGAACCGGGGAAAAGCCAGGGCCCCCTGCCCCAGcacccacccctgctgctcagtaTGAGTGCGGGGAATGCGGCAAGTCCTTCCGGTGGTCGTCTCGGCTCCTGCACCATCAGCGCACTCACACAGGCGAGCGGCCGTATAAGTGCCCGGACTGCCCCAAAGCCTTCAAGGGTTCCTCAGCCCTTCTTTACCACCAGCGGGGCCACACAGGCGAGCGGCCCTATCAGTGCCCTGACTGCCCCAAAGCCTTCAAGCGCTCCTCCCTGCTGCAGATCCACCGCAGTGTGCACACGGGCCTGCGGGCCTTCACCTGCGGCCAGTGCGGGCTGGCCTTCAAGTGGTCGTCCCACTACCAATACCACTTGAGACAGCACACGGGTGAGCGGCCCTACCCGTGCCCTGACTGCCCCAAAGCCTTCAAGAACTCCTCCAGCCTGCGACGCCACCGGCACGTGCACACCGGAGAACGCCCTTACACCTGTGGCATTTGTGGGAAGAGCTTTACCCAGAGTACCAACCTGCGGCAGCACCAGCGGGTGCACACGGGCGAGCGACCCTTCCGTTGCCCGCTCTGCCCCAAGACCTTCACACACTCCTCCAACCTGCTGCTGCACCACCGCACCCACAGCCCTGCCCCcggccccgcccctgcccccgcccccagccccacccccacaggggAGACCAGCAGAGCTGACAGCAAGGTTCTGGTCTCTGATGCCTACTTGCAGCCCCGTAGCCCGCCTGAGcctccagccccgcccccccagcccccacccgtGGTGCCCGAGCTCTTTTTGGCTGCGGCTGAGACTACAGTGGAGCTAGTGTACCGCTGCGATGGCTGCGAGCAGGGCTTCAGCAGCGAGGAGCACCTCTTGGAGCACCAGCCGTGCCCAGAGCCCACTGTGGCCCCCCAGTCCCAGGACATGCCTGCCGAGCTTCCCCAGGCTGACTCCACCGTGCCCCAGCCCCCACCGGCCACTGCGGGCCCTCCTAACTTTGCTTGCCTTCCTTGTGGAAAGTCCTTCCGGACGGTGGCTGGCCTGTCCCGTCACCAACACAGCCATGGTGTGGCCAGTGGCCAGGCCTTTCGCTGTGGCAGCTGTGATGGTGCCTTCCCACAATTGGCCAGCCTGTTGGCTCACCAGCAGTGCCACGTGGAGGAGGCAGCAGCGGGACGCCCACCTCCCCAGGCTGAGGTCGCGGAGGTCACCTGTCCCCAGGAGCCTGTGGCCCCAGCCACTCCCGccccagctcctcctccaccTGCCCCGGTTTCTGCAGAGCGACCCTACAAATGTGCAGAGTGTGGCAAGGCCTTCAAGGGCTCCTCCGGGCTGCGCTACCACCTGCGGGACCACACGGGCGAGCGGCCCTACCAGTGCGGGGAGTGCGGCAAGGCCTTCAAGCGCTCCTCGCTGCTGGCCATCCACCAGCGCGTGCACACGGGCCTGCGGGCCTTCACCTGCGGCCAGTGCGGCCTCACCTTCAAGTGGTCGTCCCACTACCAGTACCACCTGCGACTTCACTCGGGCGAGCGGCCCTATGCCTGCACTGAGTGTGGCAAAGCCTTCCGGAACACCTCGTGCCTGCGGCGCCACCGGCACGTGCACACCGGCGAGCGGCCCCACTCGTGTGGCGTGTGTGGCAAGAGCTTCGCACAGACCTCCAACCTGCGGCAGCACCAGCGGGTGCACACGGGCGAGCGGCCCTTCCGTTGCCCGCTCTGCCCCAAGACCTTCACACACTCCTCCAACCTGCTGCTGCACCAGCGCACTCACTCTGCCGAGCGCCCCTTTGCCTGCCCCATTTGCGGCCGAGGCTTTGTCATGGCCGCCTACCTGCAGCGGCATCTGAGGACGCACGCCCCAGCCGCCACGACGTCGGGCACCGCGGGCCCTGCCGCCGCATCGCAGCCCCCCGCCCCATTGGCTGCAGCTCCAACTCCACTGGCCGCTCAAGATGTTCATGTTCTCCCCAACCTACAGGCCACACTTTCCCTCGAAGTAGCTGGGGGCGCGGCCCAGGCTACGCCCCCAGGCCCAGTTGCCCCCAATTCTCAGACGTTTCTCCTGGTGCAGACTGCCCAGGGCCTCCAGCTCATTCCCAGCAGCGTCCAGCCGGCTACCCCTCCGCCAccgcctccacccccaccccctaaacTCATTCTGCTGCCTCCTGCCAGTGCTGGAGCCACGGGCAATGGTGCTGCAAGGCCAGGCCCTCGGGCCGTTGGGAAAGCGGGACAGGGGACCGGGGTAGTGTGGGTCCCTGGCCCAGGTGGTCTGGGGCTGCACGGAGGGGGCAGTGCAGGGGCTGGCGGGGGAGGGCAGAGCCTCATCGTCCTGCAGAACGTAGGGAGCGGGGAGACAGGGGCGCAGGAAGTGAGTGGGGTTCAGCTTCAGCCAGCACAGGAAGTGGCCACGGTCCAACTACAGCCTGCACAGGAAGTGACTACAGTCCAGCTACAACCAGCACAGGAAGTGACCACGGTCCAGCTCCAGCCCCTGACAGGCCAAGTCTCCAATTCTAGTGGAGCAGCTGTGGCTGCAGAGGCTCCAAACCTGCTGGTGGTTCAGAGCGGGGCAGCTGAAGAGTTACTGACCGGCCCTGGACCTGGGGAAGTGGGAGACAGCGAGGCCAGTGCTGGGATGGTCCAGGATGTCCTGTTTGAGACCTTGCAGACAGACGAGGGCCTGCAGAGTGTGCTGGTGCTGAGCGGAGCGGACGGCGAGCAGACTAGGCTGTGTGTGCAGGAGGTGGAAACGCTCTCCCCTGGACTGCCGGAGCCAGCTGCCACTGGCCCCCCAGGACAGAAGCTCCTCATCATTCGGAGCGCCCCGACTACTGATCTGCTAGAAAGCAGCAGCGTTGCCGGAGGTACCACAACACTGCAGCTCCTGGCCCCACCAGCACCTGGCCCGGTCTCTGCCCCTGTGGGGGTGCCCGTAGCTCCCCCGTCCCAGATGGTACAAGTGGTCCCCGCAGTGGCTGGACCAGGGGTCATGGCCCCCCAGAACTTGCCCTCCATCCAGATTGTGCAGACTCTGCCTGCAGTCCAATTGGTACACACGTTTTGA
- the LOC127674073 gene encoding isochorismatase domain-containing protein 2A, with protein MAAARASLGRILPESSILFLCDLQEKFRPSIAYFPQIVSVAARMLKVARLLDVPVLLTEQYPEGLGRTVPELGAQGIRPVSKTCFSMVPTLQKELDSRSQLQSVLLCGIETQACILNTALDLLDQGLQVHVVVDACSSRSQVDRLVALARMRQSGAFLSTSESLILQLVRDAAHPKFKEIQKIIKDPVPDSGLLGLFHGQNPVLMNSRP; from the exons ATGGCTGCagccagggctagcctgggccGGATCCTCCCAGAGTCCTCCATCCTGTTCCTGTGTGACTTACAGGAGAAGTTCCGTCCCAGCATAGCGTACTTCCCACAGATCGTGTCAGTGGCTGCGCGGATGCTTAAG GTGGCCCGGCTGCTCGATGTCCCCGTCTTGCTGACAGAGCAGTACCCGGAAGGCCTGGGCCGCACTGTCCCTGAGCTGGGTGCTCAGGGCATTCGGCCAGTGAGTAAGACGTGCTTCAGCATGGTGCCCACCTTGCAGAAGGAGCTGGACAGCCGGTCCCAGCTGCAGTCCGTGCTGCTCTGTGGCATAGAGACCCAAGCCTGCATCTTG AACACGGCTCTGGACCTACTCGACCAGGGACTGCAGGTCCACGTGGTGGTGGACGCCTGTTCTTCTCGAAG CCAGGTTGACCGGCTGGTGGCACTGGCGCGTATGAGACAGAGTGGGGCGTTCCTGTCCACCAGCGAATCGCTCATCCTGCAGCTTGTGAGGGACGCTGCCCACCCCAAGTTCAAGGAG ATCCAGAAGATCATTAAGGACCCGGTCCCGGACAGCGGGCTGCTGGGCCTATTCCACGGCCAGAACCCCGTCTTGATGAACTCCAGGCCCTGA
- the Nat14 gene encoding probable N-acetyltransferase 14 codes for MAPNHLSVREMREDEKPLVLEMLKAGVKDTENRVALHALTRPPALLLLAAASSGLRFVLASFALALLLPVFLAVAAVKLGLRARWGSLPPPGALGGPWVAVRGSGDVCGVLALAPGANLGDGARVTRLSVSRWHRRRGVGRRLLAFAEARSRAWAGSIGEPRARLVVPVAVAAWGLAGLVEACGYQAEEGWGYMGYMLVREFSKDL; via the exons ATGGCCCCCAACCACCTGTCAGTGCGGGAAATGAGGGAAGATGAGAAGCCCCTGGTGCTGGAGATGCTGAAG GCTGGTGTAAAAGACACGGAAAACCGTGTGGCCCTCCACGCGCTGACGCGCCCTCCAGCCCTTCTCCTCCTGGCTGCAGCCAGCAGCGGACTGCGCTTCGTCCTGGCCTCCTTCGCCCTGGCCCTCCTGCTGCCCGTGTTTCTGGCGGTAGCCGCCGTGAAGCTGGGTTTGCGAGCCCGATGGGGCTCTCTGCCTCCACCGGGCGCCCTGGGAGGGCCCTGGGTGGCTGTGCGTGGCTCAGGCGATGTGTGTGGAGTCCTGGCTCTGGCCCCCGGTGCCAACTTGGGGGACGGAGCCCGAGTCACCCGCCTCTCTGTCTCTCGATGGCACCGTCGCAGGGGCGTGGGCAGGAGGCTGCTGGCCTTTGCCGAGGCTCGATCCCGAGCATGGGCTGGGAGTATTGGGGAGCCTCGGGCCAGGCTCGTGGTCCCAGTGGCAGTGGCCGCTTGGGGGTTGGCAGGGTTAGTGGAGGCCTGTGGCTACCAGGCAGAGGAAGGCTGGGGCTACATGGGCTATATGCTGGTTAGGGAATTCAGCAAAGACCTGTGA
- the C1H19orf85 gene encoding uncharacterized protein C19orf85 homolog, whose protein sequence is MHPGSPAAPGVSEPGPRELCAFVSGASAHMLRALQPRRTRPSKRRPNHRRFLHNQICREFAKIEAATQRLALTILSQKAPAQRPPLRRPPPPPPSPFLGVASAEAPLEVPHGSPSLSPAALDTSTLDLFEDILLTPRHPLGTPDSLCQTLPAGDPQVASDFISQALSSGEQGQPTPVQAPRVSSLLFPPQNAQGGSLAPAAPGCGWVDSWETPYACDPQGILDSWETL, encoded by the exons ATGCACCCTGGATCTCCTGCAGCCCCTGGGGTCTCTGAGCCTGGGCCCCGAGAACTGTGTGCCTTTGTGAGTGGGGCTTCGGCCCACATGCTGCGGGCCCTGCAACCCAGGCGTACCCGGCCCTCCAAGCGCAGGCCCAACCACCGGAGGTTTCTTCACAACCAGATCTGCAG ggAGTTTGCCAAGATCGAAGCCGCCACCCAGCGCCTGGCCCTGaccatcctgtctcaaaaagcgcCTGCCCAGAGACCACCGCTCCGAAGGCCACCTCCGCCTCCTCCGTCCCCCTTCCTGGGGGTGGCGAGTGCTGAGGCCCCTCTGGAAGTGCCCCACGGCAGCCCCAGCCTGAGCCCAGCTGCCCTGGACACGTCAACCCTTGACCTCTTCGAGGACATTCTGCTCACTCCTAGGCATCCCCTGGGGACTCCTGACAGCCTCTGCCAGACTCTCCCTGCTGGTGACCCCCAGGTGGCGTCCGACTTCATCTCTCAAGCTCTGAGCTCAGGAGAGCAGGGACAGCCAACCCCAGTGCAGGCTCCAAGGGTCTCCAGTCTTCTGTTCCCTCCCCAGAATGCTCAAGGGGGGAGCTTGGCGCCTGCAGCTCCAGGCTGCGGGTGGGTAGACAGTTGGGAGACACCCTATGCCTGTGATCCTCAGGGAATCCTGGACAGCTGGGAAACCCTTTGA